The Ralstonia pickettii DTP0602 genome segment GTCGATGCGGTCGAACAGGTTGGTGGTGCAGACAAAGATGCCGTTGAAGCGTTCCATGCCCTGCAGCATCTCGTTGACCTCGGAGATCTCATAGTTGCGCACCGCCTGCTGGCGACTCTGCATGAAGCTGTCGGCCTCGTCCAGCAGCAGCACCGCACCGTCTTCCTCGGCGCGGGCAAACATGGCGGCGATCTGCTGCTCGGTCTCGCCGACGTACTTGCTCATCAGGTCCGAGGCGCGGCGGATCATCAGCGGCAGGTCCAGCTCGGCGGCGATATGCTCGGCCAGCGCGGTCTTGCCGGTGCCGGGCGGGCCGTAGAAGCAAAGCGTGCCGCGCTGGCGCACGCGCAGGGCTTCGACGATCTTCACCACCTCGTAGCGGGTTTCGAGATGCAGGTTCTCCAGCCGGTAGTGCGTGACCACCGGTCGGGCCTCGGCTTCCGGGCGCAGCCCCATGGCGCGGTCGGCGTGCTCGAGCTGGCGCAGGATCAGCGCTTCCACCGGCTCTTCCACATCGGGCCGCGCCAGCTCGACGAAGCGCGCAGCGGACTGTACCTGTGCCGGCGTCAGCGTCTTGCGCGCGGCGAGCCCGGCGATGAAGGCATCGCTGACGTCCAGCCCGCCCAAGTGCTTGCGGATGATGTTCTCGCGCACCAGCGGCGGCGGGATCTTCAACTCCAGGTGGAACTGGAAGCGGCGCAGGTAAGCCGGGTCGATCTGGCGAATCGAGTTGGAGATCCAGATCACCGGCACCGGGTTCTGCTCAAGCGTCTGGTTGACCCAGGCCTTGCCGTTCACCGAGGCGCGCGTGTCTTCCTGGCCGAACAGGCTCATCAGCTCGCGCGCGCTGCCGGGAAAGACGTCTTCCACCTCGTCGAACAACAGCGCGGTATGCGCACGCCCGCGCAGGAAGGCCTGCGACACCTGCAGCGAGCGGTAGCGGTCCTTGCCCGACAGGCTGTTGCCGTCGCGGTCCAGGCAATCGACCTCGTACAGTTCGCAACCTGCCTCACGCGCCAGCAGCCGCGCGAACTCGGTCTTGCCGGTGCCGGGCGGGCCGTAGATCAGCACGTTGACGCCGCTGGCGTGCTGGCGCGTGGCATTGGACAGCAGCGCGCACAGGTAGCGCGCGTCGGTCTCGACATGGGGATAGTCGGCGGTGGTCAGCGTGGGCGGAGCGGCCGGGCGGGTGAAGACCGCCATCATCTCGGCCTCGTTGGCGTAGTTGCCCAGCAGCACGTGCAGCAGGCGGTCGGACAGCCGCATCAGGTCGCCGAGGTCGGTCACGCTGTTTTCCGGGAGCGGCTGTTCGATCAGGTTCAGCGTCTCCAGCCGCGAGCCCGGGCGCAGCGAGGCGGCCACGTCAGCCGCGCCGGCGCCGGTCAGCCCAGCCAGGATCTGGAACGCTTCCTGGCTGTGCGCCACCTTGCAGTCGACCATTACCGCGCGCAGGTCGCGCTTGTACTTGGCCAGCGCCGCGTACAGCAGCAGCTTGCGCTCGTGCTCGGGCAGGTCCAGCACATGGCTGAGCATGTCGATATTGCGCACCAGCAGCACGCGCTCGCCTTCCAGCCGCTGGGCGATGGCCGCGGCCGAGGCGTCGAACACCGCGAACATGTCCTTCGCGTGGTGCTTGACGTACTCGTCCAGGTAATAGAACAGCGCGCTTTCATCGAAGGCGCTGTTCCACTGGCCGTGGCGATCCAGGAACTCTTCAGGGGTCAGGCGCGAAGCGCCCTTCCAGGCAGGCATGTCGGCGCAGCGCGCGGCCAGGAAGCGCTGCACGCGCAGCACCACGCCGTACGGCCACACCATTTCCTGCGCGCTGACGGTCAGGACATCGTTGATATTGCTGCGCAAATTGAAGCGCGGGCCCAGCACGCACACCACGCGCAGGGCAAACTGGGCGCACATCCAGTCCAGCGCGGAGCTGGACGACGTCCCGGCCATGGAGCGCAGAATCGTCGAGCGGTCATCTTCAGCGGAACGTGTGAAGTCCATGGACGGGTTCCCCGAGCGCGCCGTGGCGGGCGCGCGACCGGCGCACCGCCTCGTCTGCAGTTTCTTCCTATGCTAGCGCGCTTTGCCCCCCTCCGCGCACGCACGGAAAGATCAGGCGCCAGCGATTGTGGCCTGGGCCACCGAAGCATCCGGTTGGTTGCGGGCGCGCAAACCCGCACGAGATTGCGCTAAGCGTTCCAAAACGCTGCCTGGATTTGGGGGTATAACGTGTCGTGGCAGAAATTTCCAGTTGCGACGCACAAATCACAACAAATAAGAATCATTATCGTTTATACTACCGCGCTGACACGCTGCCCCAGAGTGGCGCTCCCACGGCAACCCTGTTGAAGGAGCGTTTATCATGGAATTGCTGCTCAGCCTGCTGGTCGGTTGCGGCATCTCGCTGATCCTGTTTTATCGCAAGTGACGGTGCGCCAGCGCCGCTGCGTGCACCGCTGCAGGCGTCCTCGCGCCTGCCGGCAGACTTTTGTTGTTGACACATGTTCGATCAACGCTTCTTCAAGATTACGCTCGCCGTTCTGCTGTTCCACGCCGGCCTGCTTTACCTGATCCAGAGCGGCCTGGGGCGCAAGCTGACCGAGGCCGTGATCGCGCCCGAGATCATCGCGCGCATCATCCCGCTCGAACAGCCCAAGCAGGAAGCCCCGCCTGAGCCGCCCAAGCCCAAACCCAAGCAGGAAACGCCGCCCAAGCAGGTGAAGATCACCACGCCCAAGCCGACGCCGCCGCAACCCCGGCCGACGCCGCAGGCGGTGGCCAACCTGCCGCCCACGCCGAACGCACCCGAGGCCCCGCCGGCACCTCCCGCTCCGCCGGCACCGGCGCCTGAGCCCACACCGGCCCCGGTGGCAACCGCCCCGCGCGCGGTCGGCATCGGCGAAATCCAGTGCTCGTCGCCGCAGCCGAAGTATCCTTCCCAGTCGCGCCGCATGGGCGAGACCGGCAAGGCCGTAATCCGGCTGACCACCGACGAGAGCGGCAAGGTCATCAAGACCGCGGTGGTATCGTCGAGCGGCTCGTCGCGCCTGGACCAGGCAGCAGTGGAAGCGGTGCAGGCGATGCGCTGCAAGCCTTACATGGACAACGGCCGTGCTGTCGCGGTCACGGCACAGCAGCCGATCGGCTTCGAACTGAACTAAATCACTGAACCGATCGCGCGATCCGATTTCTGATCTCTGATCTGACCTAACCCAAGCGAACTCACCAGGAACCAACACATGCAGGACCTCGGACTCTCCCACCTCTGGGCGCAAGGCGACTTCGTCATGCGTGCGACCGCCATCATTCTGCTGATCATGTCGCTCGCCTCTTGGATCGTGATCCTTACCAAGGCGTGGGATCTGTTCCGCCTGAAGAAGATGGCGCAAGGCGCGGAAAAGCGCTTCTGGCACTCTGATGACTTCGACCACGCGCTCGAAACCCTGGGCGCGAGCGACGCCAACCCGTTCCGCACGCTGGCCGTGGCCGGCAGGGAAGCCACCCAGCACCACCGCGCCAGCCAGCCCCAGCTGCACGACGTGATGGATATCTCCGACTGGCTGACGCGCTCGCTCAAGAGCTCCATCGATGACTCGGTGGCGCGCATGCAGTCGGGCCTGGCGGTGCTGGCTTCGGTGGGCTCGACAGCGCCGTTCGTCGGCCTGTTCGGCACGGTGTGGGGCATCTACCACGCGCTGATCGGCATCGGTGCCTCGGGCGTACCGACCATCGACAAGGTGGCCGGCCCGGTGGGCGAGGCGCTGATCATGACCGCCTTCGGCCTGGCCGTGGCAATCCCGGCCGTGCTGGGCTATAACGCACTCACCCGCGGCAACAAGTCGGTGATCTCGAAGCTGAACCGCTTTGCGCACGACCTGCACGCCTACTTCGTGACCGGTGCCCGTGTGCGCCCGACCGGTGCCCGCACCGAGGACGGCACCGTGCGCCTGGCCGCGGCACAGCGCTAAACCGCAAGTAAGGAAGTCATCATGGCATTCGGTACTCTCGACGGCGACGACGACGAGGTGATGAGCGAGATCAACATGACGCCGCTGGTCGACGTCATGCTGGTGCTGCTGATCATCTTCATCATCACCATTCCCGTGATCAACCACGCGGTGAAGGTCGACCTGCCGCGCGCCACCAACACCCCGAACGACCCCAAGCCGCAGAACATCAACGTCATCATCGACGCGAGCGGCAAGGTCTTCTGGAACCAGGTGGAAGTGGACCAGGCCACGCTGGAAAACAATATCTCGCTGGCCGCCAAGCAGGAGCCTCAGCCTGAGCTGCACCTGCGCGCGGACCGCGAGGTGCGCTACGAGCGCGTGGCCGAGGTGATGGCCGCCGCGCAGCATGGCGGCCTGGGCAAGATCGGCTTTATCACCGAACCCAAGCAGTAAGCGGGCGCCGCCAGGCATCCCGGCCAGGAAGGGCATCCCTCGGGATGCCCTTCTGTCGTTTACGGCTCCGCTCCGTTGCCCGAACCGGGACGCGAACAGGGACGGATTAGCCCGCCACAACAGCGCGGCCAGGGTCGCATCGTCGTTTGCCGAATCTTAGCCAACTCTATTGTAATGATAACAATTCTCATTTAATATATTTCCATCGACGCGCCGCTACCGGCGCACCCTCATTGCAGAACGGAGCCAGATGATGAGCACACTTTCCCTGCCGCTGTCGCAACCGCGTGAAGTCACCCGCCGCCGGCTGTCGCTGCGCCGCGTCGAGGTGGCCGCCCAGCCGCGCCGTGAGACGGCAGTTGCGAAGGCAGCCCCGTCGACCATCGCCTCCGTCAAGTCGGCCGTGGCCGCCCTGCCCGCCCGCATCGAGGCACTGGTACGCGACAGCCTGTTATCCGCCCCCGCGGGTGAGCCGGTGGCGCTGGACGCCATCATGCGCGGCGCGAGCACACTGCCGATCCTGCATAACGGCGAGGTCTACACGCTGCGCGTCACGCGCTACGGCAAGCTGATCCTGACGAAATAACACGCCCCGGCGGCGATTCCGTTGCGCTGAAGCCGATGGGAAGGATTTGAGACCCGCGTTCGCCGCGGGCGCCACGAACGTGGCAGTAAAGACTTTTGTGGGGACCACCTCGGAACGAGGTGTTGGGCAGTAGCCAGGTGGGCGTACCGCCGGCGGGATTTCAGACCCCTCGCCAGGCCGGCCCGGATCCAGCCATGCCCTCTTTTATTGCGCCCCGCAGGCCATGCCTTCGGGGCATTTTCATGGGCCGGCGTGGTCGCCGGCCACGGATCTTACAGGCCCAGCGCGGCGATGCCGGCGCGCGCGATCTGCGCGTCTTCGGTCGACTTCACGCCCGACACGCCCACGGCACCGACCACCTGGTCGTTGCAGACGATGGGCACGCCGCCCTCCAGCATGCCTTGCAGCACCGGCGCGGTCATGAACGAGTAGCGGCCGTTGTTGATCATGTCTTCGTAGATCTTCGACTCACGACGGCCCAGTGCCGAGGTACGGGCCTTCTCTCCAGCAATGTAGGCGGAAATCGGTGCGGCGCCGTCCAGGCGCTGCATGGCCAGCAGATGGCCGCCGTCATCCACCACCACGATGGACACGGCCCAGTGATGGTTCTTCGCCTCGGTTTCCGCTGCGGCCATGATCTTCTTCACGTCGTCTGCCGTCAGAACCGTCTTTTGCTGCATGCCACTCTCCTGGTCATTCATTTGTTGAATGCGCAAGTATAGCGCCGCACCCCCGCCATCGCCATGGCGGCCGCCGCTTGGGGCAAGGCTTCCGGGCTATCCGCACAAAGCAGAATGGCCCGCGCGGGGCGGGCCATTCCGGTCAGGTGGTCAGGTGGTACCAGTGGCGAATATCAGGCGCCGTCGCTGAACGAGTCGCGCGACCCCATGCGTGCGCCGTCAGTGTACGGGTCGGTCTTGCCGACGCGCGCGCCATCGGTGTACGTATCGAACTTGCCCGCCTTGGCACCGTCGGTGTATGGATCGACTGCGCCGATCTTGGCGCCGTCCAGGTACGGATCGACCTTGCCAGCCGCGGATGCGGAGGTGGAAATGGCGCCTAGCGCGGCCAGTGCGGCGGCGGCGGCAACGAGTTGCTTGATCTTCATGAGAATTCCCCTGTGCGTTCTGGTTAGTCCTGGCATCGCTAAGACGTGCAGAAATGTCATCACGACGTCATAGACATAGTTTAGGGGAAAACCCTTATAGTGATGGAGGTGACGCTTTGAGCAGTCCGTTCAAATAATTTGACTACGCTCAAGATAGGGGCGAAATTCCGGGAACTGGCGTCGCAGGCTCATGCCGCAGTGCGGCAACAAGAAAAGCGAAGGGCCCCGCAGGGCCCTGTCTTTCAAAAAGCTTGCTTGCGCCG includes the following:
- a CDS encoding ATPase, whose amino-acid sequence is MDFTRSAEDDRSTILRSMAGTSSSSALDWMCAQFALRVVCVLGPRFNLRSNINDVLTVSAQEMVWPYGVVLRVQRFLAARCADMPAWKGASRLTPEEFLDRHGQWNSAFDESALFYYLDEYVKHHAKDMFAVFDASAAAIAQRLEGERVLLVRNIDMLSHVLDLPEHERKLLLYAALAKYKRDLRAVMVDCKVAHSQEAFQILAGLTGAGAADVAASLRPGSRLETLNLIEQPLPENSVTDLGDLMRLSDRLLHVLLGNYANEAEMMAVFTRPAAPPTLTTADYPHVETDARYLCALLSNATRQHASGVNVLIYGPPGTGKTEFARLLAREAGCELYEVDCLDRDGNSLSGKDRYRSLQVSQAFLRGRAHTALLFDEVEDVFPGSARELMSLFGQEDTRASVNGKAWVNQTLEQNPVPVIWISNSIRQIDPAYLRRFQFHLELKIPPPLVRENIIRKHLGGLDVSDAFIAGLAARKTLTPAQVQSAARFVELARPDVEEPVEALILRQLEHADRAMGLRPEAEARPVVTHYRLENLHLETRYEVVKIVEALRVRQRGTLCFYGPPGTGKTALAEHIAAELDLPLMIRRASDLMSKYVGETEQQIAAMFARAEEDGAVLLLDEADSFMQSRQQAVRNYEISEVNEMLQGMERFNGIFVCTTNLFDRIDEAALRRFSFKIRFLSLKPAQRATMFVDEALDGEESRLTDAMRRELDAMDCLTPGDFATVKRQCVLLGEALTPDEFLAQLRQEHAIKPEVREHRPLGFLQ
- a CDS encoding cell envelope biogenesis protein TonB (K03832: tonB; periplasmic protein TonB) — translated: MFDQRFFKITLAVLLFHAGLLYLIQSGLGRKLTEAVIAPEIIARIIPLEQPKQEAPPEPPKPKPKQETPPKQVKITTPKPTPPQPRPTPQAVANLPPTPNAPEAPPAPPAPPAPAPEPTPAPVATAPRAVGIGEIQCSSPQPKYPSQSRRMGETGKAVIRLTTDESGKVIKTAVVSSSGSSRLDQAAVEAVQAMRCKPYMDNGRAVAVTAQQPIGFELN
- a CDS encoding ExbB (K03561: exbB; biopolymer transport protein ExbB); translated protein: MQDLGLSHLWAQGDFVMRATAIILLIMSLASWIVILTKAWDLFRLKKMAQGAEKRFWHSDDFDHALETLGASDANPFRTLAVAGREATQHHRASQPQLHDVMDISDWLTRSLKSSIDDSVARMQSGLAVLASVGSTAPFVGLFGTVWGIYHALIGIGASGVPTIDKVAGPVGEALIMTAFGLAVAIPAVLGYNALTRGNKSVISKLNRFAHDLHAYFVTGARVRPTGARTEDGTVRLAAAQR
- a CDS encoding biopolymer transporter ExbD (K03559: exbD; biopolymer transport protein ExbD), with translation MAFGTLDGDDDEVMSEINMTPLVDVMLVLLIIFIITIPVINHAVKVDLPRATNTPNDPKPQNINVIIDASGKVFWNQVEVDQATLENNISLAAKQEPQPELHLRADREVRYERVAEVMAAAQHGGLGKIGFITEPKQ
- a CDS encoding hemin transporter; translation: MMSTLSLPLSQPREVTRRRLSLRRVEVAAQPRRETAVAKAAPSTIASVKSAVAALPARIEALVRDSLLSAPAGEPVALDAIMRGASTLPILHNGEVYTLRVTRYGKLILTK
- a CDS encoding hypothetical protein (K11477: glcG; glc operon protein GlcG) — translated: MNDQESGMQQKTVLTADDVKKIMAAAETEAKNHHWAVSIVVVDDGGHLLAMQRLDGAAPISAYIAGEKARTSALGRRESKIYEDMINNGRYSFMTAPVLQGMLEGGVPIVCNDQVVGAVGVSGVKSTEDAQIARAGIAALGL
- a CDS encoding signal peptide protein, whose translation is MKIKQLVAAAAALAALGAISTSASAAGKVDPYLDGAKIGAVDPYTDGAKAGKFDTYTDGARVGKTDPYTDGARMGSRDSFSDGA